In Urechidicola croceus, a single window of DNA contains:
- a CDS encoding lysylphosphatidylglycerol synthase transmembrane domain-containing protein, with translation MNKNIKKILFTILPIALGVFLIWNFLSKLTPEDKEAIFNSFKTANYWWVLLSLIFGILSHLSRAYRWKFMLEPMGFKPKFPNLVMTVLITYLINIIIPRAGEIARATAISKYEKVPFEKGFGTIVAERIADVIMLLSIIGLAFFLQADLLKSYLFKDNSNPYQSIIILGILGIVGVIGFLFLKKSTNKFALKIRNFLNGLFEGVKSILKMKNKWAFIFHTFFIWIMYLLMFYAVTFAIPETSNLPFEAIIVGFVVGGLSMALTNGGLGTYPVFVASALVLYGVSDNPAKAFGWIMWTAQTLMILVFGGLSFLLLPIYNKEK, from the coding sequence TTGAATAAAAACATCAAAAAGATCCTTTTCACAATACTCCCAATTGCCTTGGGAGTTTTTTTAATTTGGAATTTTCTATCAAAACTTACACCCGAAGATAAAGAGGCTATTTTCAACTCTTTTAAAACTGCCAATTATTGGTGGGTACTTTTATCTTTGATTTTTGGAATATTAAGCCATCTATCTCGTGCTTACAGATGGAAATTCATGCTGGAACCTATGGGTTTCAAACCTAAATTTCCAAATCTTGTAATGACAGTTTTAATCACTTATTTAATAAATATAATCATTCCTAGAGCTGGTGAAATTGCTCGAGCAACAGCTATAAGTAAATATGAAAAAGTTCCCTTTGAAAAAGGGTTTGGAACTATAGTTGCCGAAAGAATTGCTGACGTAATTATGCTACTTTCAATAATTGGACTAGCCTTTTTTCTTCAAGCCGATTTATTAAAATCATATCTTTTTAAAGACAACTCAAACCCATATCAATCTATTATCATATTGGGAATTCTTGGAATAGTGGGTGTAATTGGATTCTTATTTTTAAAAAAATCTACTAATAAATTTGCTTTAAAAATTAGAAATTTCTTAAATGGTTTATTTGAAGGAGTCAAAAGCATCTTGAAAATGAAAAATAAATGGGCTTTCATTTTTCATACTTTCTTCATTTGGATAATGTATTTATTAATGTTTTATGCTGTTACATTTGCAATTCCTGAAACGTCTAACTTGCCATTTGAGGCAATTATCGTTGGGTTTGTTGTTGGTGGATTAAGTATGGCTTTAACAAATGGCGGTTTAGGAACATATCCAGTTTTTGTAGCTAGTGCATTAGTTTTATATGGAGTCTCTGATAACCCAGCGAAAGCTTTTGGTTGGATTATGTGGACAGCTCAAACATTGATGATTCTTGTTTTTGGAGGATTATCATTTTTATTACTTCCTATTTACAACAAAGAGAAATAA
- the panD gene encoding aspartate 1-decarboxylase, producing the protein MQVTVVKSKIHRVKVTGADLNYIGSITIDEDLMDAANIIEGEKVQIVNNNNGERLETYVIPGPRNSGEITLNGAAARKVAVGDILILITYAIMDFQKAKKFNPSLVFPNEETNLLN; encoded by the coding sequence ATGCAAGTTACTGTAGTAAAATCAAAAATACATAGAGTCAAAGTGACAGGAGCCGATTTAAATTACATTGGTAGTATAACTATTGATGAGGATTTAATGGATGCTGCAAATATAATTGAAGGTGAAAAAGTTCAAATTGTAAACAATAACAATGGCGAACGATTAGAAACTTATGTTATTCCTGGCCCAAGAAATAGTGGAGAAATTACACTAAATGGAGCCGCAGCGAGAAAAGTTGCCGTAGGAGATATTCTAATCTTAATTACCTACGCAATAATGGACTTTCAAAAAGCAAAAAAATTCAACCCTTCTTTGGTGTTTCCAAATGAAGAAACAAATTTATTAAACTAA